The following proteins come from a genomic window of Pocillopora verrucosa isolate sample1 chromosome 6, ASM3666991v2, whole genome shotgun sequence:
- the LOC131783528 gene encoding uncharacterized protein isoform X1: protein MAELEDEISSLCSEIHEFKIGTFEKFYDAMEGEMEGCCVNIVFFGMAGSGKSALINSIFQSLGYKEMTPAVTQNTGKEGTKVLDRFFLPGNPIALIDTRGFFSMDIIEEVELFRILFGIDRPGDDLTRGDESALKAKAAGQGAFRLERPPLADQMHVVIWVIKANDIRFEQGQYREIIKYAQDQLREATITILTVITFDDEVQRGPNADEKRKRLREAAVEVTGSDMRNVFMIANSLPEQDLDPVYKKRVLKLMEKALKCGERSIKMRQTKRESPKKEIRHSESAAGELKYPTPVEHEYEPPTDRKCKSLPPDFKSPELNQSTTFTRNLRDGAK from the exons ATGGCTGAGCTAGAAGACGAAATTTCCTCGCTTTGCAGCGAAATACACGAGTTCAAGATCGGAACGTTTGAGAAGTTCTATGATGCCATGGAAGGCGAAATGGAAGGTTGCTGTgtgaatattgttttctttggcaTGGCTGGGTCTGGGAAATCAGCTTTGATTAACTCCATATTCCAGTCTTTAGGATATAAAGAAATGACTCCAGCTGTAACTCAAAACACTGGGAAGGAAGGAACAAAGGTTTTGGATAGATTCTTTCTTCCCGGAAACCCAATCGCGCTTATCGACACGCGAGGATTTTTCTCGATGGATATCATTGAAGAGG TCGAACTGTTTCGCATCCTGTTTGGAATTGATCGGCCGGGAGATGATTTGACACGAGGTGACGAGAGCGCTCTAAAGGCCAAAGCCGCTGGCCAGGGAGCCTTCAGACTCGAGAGGCCTCCGCTAGCCGACCAAATGCACGTCGTGATCTGGGTCATAAAAGCTAATGACATCAGATTTGAACAGGGTCAGTACAGAGAAATCATCAAGTATGCTCAAGACCAACTGCGGGAGGCAA CAATCACCATCTTAACTGTAATAACATTCGATGATGAAGTCCAGAGAGGGCCAAATGccgatgaaaaaaggaaaagattgaGAGAGGCGGCTGTTGAAGTCACTGGTAGCGACATGAGAAATGTGTTTATGATCGCCAACTCGTTACCAGAACAAGATCTTGATCCAGTTTACAAGAAACGTGTCTTGAAGCTGATGGAAAAAGCATTAAAGTGCGGAGAGCGTTCCATTAAGATGCGGCAAACTAAAAGGGAGAGtccaaaaaaggaaattcgGCATTCAGAGTCTGCAGCCGGTGAGCTCAAGTATCCAACCCCAGTGGAGCACGAATATGAACCTCCGACTGATCGTAAATGCAAAAGCTTGCC GCCAGATTTTAAATCACCTGAACTCAACCAGTCTACAACGTTCACCAGGAACCTTCGAGATGGAGCTAAATGA
- the LOC131783528 gene encoding uncharacterized protein isoform X2, with amino-acid sequence MMPWKAKWKSLGYKEMTPAVTQNTGKEGTKVLDRFFLPGNPIALIDTRGFFSMDIIEEVELFRILFGIDRPGDDLTRGDESALKAKAAGQGAFRLERPPLADQMHVVIWVIKANDIRFEQGQYREIIKYAQDQLREATITILTVITFDDEVQRGPNADEKRKRLREAAVEVTGSDMRNVFMIANSLPEQDLDPVYKKRVLKLMEKALKCGERSIKMRQTKRESPKKEIRHSESAAGELKYPTPVEHEYEPPTDRKCKSLPPDFKSPELNQSTTFTRNLRDGAK; translated from the exons ATGATGCCATGGAAGGCGAAATGGAAG TCTTTAGGATATAAAGAAATGACTCCAGCTGTAACTCAAAACACTGGGAAGGAAGGAACAAAGGTTTTGGATAGATTCTTTCTTCCCGGAAACCCAATCGCGCTTATCGACACGCGAGGATTTTTCTCGATGGATATCATTGAAGAGG TCGAACTGTTTCGCATCCTGTTTGGAATTGATCGGCCGGGAGATGATTTGACACGAGGTGACGAGAGCGCTCTAAAGGCCAAAGCCGCTGGCCAGGGAGCCTTCAGACTCGAGAGGCCTCCGCTAGCCGACCAAATGCACGTCGTGATCTGGGTCATAAAAGCTAATGACATCAGATTTGAACAGGGTCAGTACAGAGAAATCATCAAGTATGCTCAAGACCAACTGCGGGAGGCAA CAATCACCATCTTAACTGTAATAACATTCGATGATGAAGTCCAGAGAGGGCCAAATGccgatgaaaaaaggaaaagattgaGAGAGGCGGCTGTTGAAGTCACTGGTAGCGACATGAGAAATGTGTTTATGATCGCCAACTCGTTACCAGAACAAGATCTTGATCCAGTTTACAAGAAACGTGTCTTGAAGCTGATGGAAAAAGCATTAAAGTGCGGAGAGCGTTCCATTAAGATGCGGCAAACTAAAAGGGAGAGtccaaaaaaggaaattcgGCATTCAGAGTCTGCAGCCGGTGAGCTCAAGTATCCAACCCCAGTGGAGCACGAATATGAACCTCCGACTGATCGTAAATGCAAAAGCTTGCC GCCAGATTTTAAATCACCTGAACTCAACCAGTCTACAACGTTCACCAGGAACCTTCGAGATGGAGCTAAATGA
- the LOC131783501 gene encoding uncharacterized protein → MSVERSESKNPICFHLFNCDKTYNLDVVSNLLSAVNEKSTGLDIDSKQKYFRLPEMSNLCDTIRSGPAMDFAIFAVHANESRLSINEQNAGIGYGKFFKALLKATGERVIVVIGGDDNYRDAAAEDTSLLSRWARRKVSSQFNEELMDGSKGFIFSWNKAHRVIHEEALKHFLDPSKKDHKFVLQKKDESVTYFKSSDRKERVTSGTVTVVSEKAESDDQMSRNTTASNNTQGNFLEMENEKPPEGFPLDARPRPKQDSLLQSCASTDADTRDFDEKPTDMSNIESEKRMGAACRESFDSMNTKPLSPMKKVLILGWNQSDIRLVKELFADDVLSKVFIFSGSPDDLGSDSSIFTGPLKSCFIVVEARILKDELQFKSQTKSYKCMLESAKRNVGGKIVVIISDRNSNMSPNEENLITSRIKELLDDKGVVFWWKGNNPQKQTPKRSWSLRRKRAQKDNDGAAATVSETKERHLCPDDFTLLFKARLRYGEISLQDENEKFDEDMLPSEIKENLRTKWQSTADAELLVFREKITGDYRTIVNPTAISPVSKVYEMFFTT, encoded by the exons ATGTCTGTGGAGCGATCGGAGTCAAAGAATCCTatatgttttcatctttttaattgTGACAAAACGTATAATCTAGATGTCGTTAGTAACTTACTGAGCGCTGTCAATGAGAAATCCACTGGCCTTGACATAGACTCGAAACAGAAGTACTTTCGTCTCCCCGAAATGTCCAACCTGTGCGATACTATAAGGTCCGGGCCGGCCATGGATTTTGCCATCTTTGCCGTCCATGCGAACGAATCACGGCTGTCCATTAATGAACAGAACGCCGGAATAGGTTACGGAAAGTTTTTCAAGGCTCTATTAAAGGCAACAG GTGAACGAGTGATTGTGGTTATTGGTGGAGACGATAATTATAGAGATGCTGCTGCAGAAGACACATCTCTCCTTTCACGCTGGGCGCGAAGAAAGGTTTCATCCCAGTTCAACGAAGAACTCATGGATGGAAGCAAGggcttcattttttcttggaacaaAGCTCACAGAGTGATTCACGAAGAGGCTCTGAAACATTTCCTCGATCCTAGCAAGAAGGATCACAAATTTGTCTTACAGAAAAAAGATGAATCAGTAACGTATTTCAAGTCCTCTGATCGGAAAGAGAGGGTAACGAGTGGAACTGTAACAGTTGTCTCTGAG AAAGCTGAATCTGATGATCAAATGAGCAGGAATACCACTGCATCAAACAATACACAAGGGAACTTCTTGGAAATGGAAAATGAGAAACCCCCTGAGGGATTTCCACTCGACGCTAGGCCCAGGCCCAAGCAGGACTCTTTACTTCAGTCTTGTGCATCTACTGACGCTGATACGCGTGACTTTGACGAGAAACCTACAGATATGAGCA ATATAGAGTCAGAAAAAAGGATGGGAGCAGCTTGTCGGGAATCCTTCGATTCCATGAACACAAAACCATTATCACCAATGAAAAAGGTACTGATCCTTGGTTGGAACCAGTCTGATATACGTTTGGTGAAAGAATTGTTTGCTGATGATGTTCTTAGCAAGGTTTTTATCTTCAGCGGGTCTCCTGATGATCTCGGGAGCGATTCATCAATCTTCACTGGCCCTCTAAAATCCTGTTTCATTGTGGTAGAAGCCAGAATCCTAAAGGATGAACTTCAATTCAAATCACAAACAAAATCATATAAATGCATGTTGGAATCGGCGAAAAGAAATGTAG gCGGAAAAATTGTCGTAATTATCAGCGACCGTAACAGTAACATGTCACCGAATGAGGAAAACTTAATTACATCAAGAATCAAGGAACTTCTTGACGACAAGGGCGTTGTTTTTTGGTGGAAGGGGAACAACCCGCAAAAGCAAACTCCAAAACGCTCGTGGTCACTTAGACGGAAAAGAGCTCAAAAAGATAATGATGGTGCAGCAGCCACAGTATCGGAAACTAAGGAACGTCATCTGTGCCCCGATGACTTTACCCTCCTTTTTAAGGCCCGCCTACGCTATGGTGAGATTTCTCTTCAAGATGAAAATGAGAAGTTCGATGAAGATATGCTTCCCTCAGAGATCAAGGAAAACTTGAGGACAAAATGGCAATCGACTGCCGATGCAGAATTGCTAGTTTTTCGGGAAAAAATAACTGGTGACTATCGAACTATTGTTAATCCCACTGCAATTTCCCCAGTAAGTAAGGTGTATGAGATGTTCTTCACAACTTGA
- the LOC131783502 gene encoding uncharacterized protein, with product MSEKKRVYLFNCDNTYDLAVVDAWIRSVQEKIPFTFTVSKHYFSLRDMSKLCENTISKLHIDFAFLVVHADESCLSFNDSKVESGYTKVYRALLDATGEKVGVVIGGDSHYKNQAEEHKNVLSRWAHRIVGSQLKEEFRDGRKSFVFSWNEKHRAIHEQALLHFLDPKKAGVKFDCQSEMPAKTDAASVVEKSISALDKVTCDVVDSSTKENRKGVVDFMVLCSDQSAVTVICKMYPLSGMRTHSDIHVGSPKELKSHLQEGTSVSLCAIGLQASALKQIALSNEWKRSDLGELLRTVQKAADRVVVVIMHSDIIAETLPLSQSEEVKVTEKVELLLGEKGIVLWWRGRPRKCDGVLNEMLVLKTSIRFGRISFAERDVVEMKEGYKPPEHLVSDFLEKYGRVPRAELEIYYEESSGGVRAVVKELESAMFRALSDYRLAMKM from the exons ATGTCCGAGAAGAAGCGCGTGTATCTTTTCAACTGCGATAACACTTACGATCTTGCCGTCGTTGACGCTTGGATTCGATCCGTCCAAGAGAAAATACCTTTCACTTTTACGGTATCGAAACATTATTTCAGTCTCCGTGACATGTCTAAATTATGCGAAAACACCATTTCTAAACTTCACATTGATTTCGCTTTTCTTGTGGTACATGCCGATGAATCTTGTCTATCATTCAACGATAGTAAAGTAGAAAGCGGTTACACCAAAGTTTACAGAGCACTGCTGGACGCTACTG GTGAAAAAGTCGGTGTGGTTATTGGTGGAGACAGCCATTACAAAAACCAAgcagaagaacacaaaaatgtcTTATCACGCTGGGCACATCGGATTGTCGGCTCACAGCTCAAGGAAGAGTTTCGTGATGGGAGAAAAAGCTTCGTATTTTCTTGGAATGAAAAACACCGAGCAATCCACGAGCAGGCACTGCTGCATTTCCTTGATCCGAAGAAAGCGGGAGTCAAATTTGACTGTCAATCAGAGATGCCCGCCAAAACGGATGCAGCTAGTGTTGTTGAGAAG TCAATTTCCGCACTTGACAAAGTAACTTGCGATGTTGTGGATTCCTCGACcaaggaaaacagaaaag GCGTTGTGGATTTCATGGTTCTCTGCAGTGACCAATCAGCTGTGACAGTTATTTGCAAAATGTACCCCTTGTCAGGCATGCGTACTCACTCTGACATACATGTTGGCAGCCCCAAAGAGCTGAAATCTCATCTGCAGGAGGGTACCTCTGTGTCGTTATGTGCCATTGGGCTACAGGCGAGTGCTTTAAAACAGATTGCATTGTCAAACGAATGGAAGAGATCTGACCTCGGAGAACTGTTGAGGACTGTTCAAAAAGCAGCTG ACAGAGTGGTAGTCGTAATAATGCACTCAGACATAATTGCGGAGACGTTGCCACTATCACAGAGCGAAGAAGTCAAAGTTACTGAAAAAGTGGAGTTGCTGCTTGGCGAGAAAGGCATTGTCCTTTGGTGGAGAGGACGCCCTCGCAAGTGTGACGGAGTCCTTAACGAAATGCTAGTGTTGAAGACGTCTATTCGCTTTGGTAGGATCTCATTCGCAGAAAGGGATGTGGTAGAAATGAAAGAGGGCTATAAGCCACCGGAGCACTTGGTCTCTGATTTTCTCGAGAAATACGGTCGTGTTCCACGGGCAGAACTAGAGATCTATTATGAAGAGAGTTCGGGAGGCGTTCGCGCTGTCGTCAAAGAGCTCGAGTCAGCCATGTTTCGCGCGCTGTCAGATTACAGGCTAGCAATGAAAATGTAA
- the LOC131783504 gene encoding uncharacterized protein has product MAKSTTQTVYLFNCDKTFKLDSVETLLLEVNGKCNFKVEKLHFRLNQMGELCKTTIPRLQMDFAVFVVHAHESRLSINEDNAGIGYAKIYRALLGATGDKVLIVIGGDDNYKDEEEKAKSVISRWALRKVASQFREEYLNGRKSFIFSWSDRHRAIHVEALLHFLDTTKSGQKFEYIPTSEPVTSASETTVEREREDSPKKPEHDERNGSYGQNYQKGTSQNEVSGGREPDKATCDYPAGMVLLETCMRYGKISYQPLDVVQWKKSWRPSTQHESDVMERHKQTPKATVRFISDGNAAVRCVVKDVTPVWSRFWYSLRPYLYCIFFICGFWGISRCIRALRPRVCFFLWLNNQKESKK; this is encoded by the exons ATGGCGAAAAGCACGACTCAAACCGTTTATCTTTTTAACTGCGATAAAACGTTTAAACTGGATTCAGTGGAAACGCTTTTACTCGAAGTGAACGGTAAATGCAATTTCAAGGTTGAAAAGTTACATTTTCGTCTGAATCAAATGGGGGAACTTTGTAAAACCACTATTCCTCGTTTACAAATGGATTTTGCGGTTTTTGTGGTTCATGCACATGAATCTCGTTTGTCGATCAACGAGGACAACGCCGGAATTGGTTACGCGAAGATTTACAGGGCTTTGTTAGGCGCCACTG GGGATAAAGTATTAATAGTCATTGGTGGCGATGACAACTAcaaagatgaagaagaaaaagccAAGTCTGTGATCTCACGTTGGGCGCTTAGAAAAGTAGCTTCGCAGTTCCGTGAGGAGTATCTTAATGGCAGGAAAAGCTTCATTTTCTCATGGAGCGATAGACACCGAGCAATTCACGTGGAAGCACTGTTGCATTTTTTGGATACCACCAAGAGTGGGCAGAAGTTTGAATATATACCAACATCAGAACCTGTTACTTCGGCTTCAGAGACGACTGTTGAGAGAGAA AGAGAAGATTCTCCGAAAAAGCCTGAGCATGATGAACGAAATGGATCCTATGGACAAAATTATCAGAAAGGGACAAGTCAAAATGAAGTATCTGGTGGGAGAG AACCAGATAAAGCTACCTGTGACTACCCAGCTGGAATGGTGCTCTTGGAAACTTGCATGCGTTATGGAAAGATTTCTTATCAGCCTCTGGACGTTGTGCAGTGGAAGAAAAGTTGGCGGCCTTCGACCCAACACGAATCAGACGTCATGGAACGCCATAAGCAGACACCGAAGGCTACAGTTAGGTTTATTAGTGATGGAAATGCAGCAGTTAGATGCGTTGTTAAGGACGTGACGCCTGTTTGGAGCAGGTTTTGGTATTCTCTTAGGCCGTATCTTTATTGCATATTTTTCATCTGTGGTTTCTGGGGCATAAGTCGTTGTATCAGAGCACTGCGGCCGCgagtttgcttttttctatGGCTAAACAACCAAAAAGAGAGTAAAAAGTGA
- the LOC131783522 gene encoding uncharacterized protein, with translation MAPTKETYIYLCNCDNLCDLNEVEELLKAVEKKLVVKTSFKIVKGYFSGGQISDMVNETIPNLKMDYAVFVVHAGECCLSFSEDSGHGKIYEALKKRTGSDEKVLIVIGGDDNYSDDDEENRSMLSRRARNTALSRQLRPQFIDGRKSFIFSWNRKHRAIHEEALIHYFDSTKKGQKFTSQLVAEPVRIEPRPEETWITSPVATQSQSPEISQQVPSDTENSLDEQQTEEKIEEENEPCVLPVSDSHFSTDHEQSGFLLLETRMRYGKISFESKDVVTRVESWQPSEEDAKDLEQKWKSTPFAKLKVFGNKSGEIHNVVVTPKKAWCSIS, from the exons ATGGCGCCCACGAAGGAGACATACATTTATCTTTGTAATTGCGACAATTTATGTGATTTAAACGAGGTGGAAGAGCTTTTGAAAGCTGTCGAAAAGAAGCTTGTAGTGAAAACTTCTTTTAAGATCGTAAAAGGCTACTTCAGCGGCGGACAAATCTCGGATATGGTCAACGAAACTATCCCCAACTTGAAGATGGATTATGCAGTGTTTGTTGTGCATGCCGGTGAATGCTGCCTCTCTTTCAGCGAAGACAGTGGTCATGGAAAGATTTATGAGGCTCTCAAGAAGCGAACAGGCTCTG atgAAAAAGTATTGATTGTCATAGGAGGGGATGACAATTACAGCGACGATGACGAAGAAAACCGTTCTATGCTCTCTCGTCGGGCCAGGAACACAGCATTATCCCGCCAACTTCGTCCACAATTCATTGATGGTAGAAAAAGCTTTATATTTTCGTGGAACAGGAAACACAGAGCTATTCACGAAGAAGCACTAATACATTACTTTGATTCCACCAAAAAGGGACAGAAGTTTACGAGTCAATTGGTGGCAGAGCCCGTTAGAATTGAACCCAGACCTGAAGAAACCTGGATAACATCCCCAGTAGCCACACAGAGTCAG TCGCCTGAGATCTCTCAACAAGTACCTTCTGATACCGAAAACTCTCTTGATGAACAACAGACAGAggagaaaattgaagaagagaaTGAACCATGTGTTCTTCCAG TTTCCGATTCACACTTCAGCACCGATCACGAACAATCTGGATTTTTACTGCTCGAAACACGCATGCGTTATGGAAAAATTTCGTTTGAAAGCAAGGACGTGGTGACCCGGGTAGAAAGCTGGCAACCATCTGAAGAAGATGCAAAAGATTTGGAACAAAAATGGAAGTCAACACCATTTGCCAAATTGAAGGTGTTTGGCAACAAAAGTGGAGAAATTCACAATGTCGTTGTCACACCAAAGAAGGCATGGTGTTCAATTTCGTAG
- the LOC131783525 gene encoding uncharacterized protein translates to MASNTPRSFHLFNCDNLCKLSEVEALLKAVKGKIPFKILHIKTHEFRREQIEEIFVSKITNLGKMDYAVFVVHAAEACLSFSDDSGYGKIYGALKEQTGSGEKVLIVISGDKNYKSKSEEDQFFLSQWAKDNISPQFRTELVDGRKSFIFSWNQKHRPIHEKALLHYFDPNKNGQKFAVSQTDPAATSTPPRGPSVSLSHHFDLQQEDLERSEPESADQERSLLKQNGKRGQSQRRGQKSWSRSEEDGGRQTSDATESESTVSSENSGRGDSRPILKLQTRLRRGKISYDSADVEIWDQTWRPPHSEVVKLEREWGSTPEAYLKIFADENGTMCRAEVIPRSSLWDYCWPS, encoded by the exons ATGGCGAGTAATACGCCAAGGAGCTTTCACCTCTTCAACTGCGATAACTTGTGTAAGTTAAGTGAGGTGGAAGCTTTGCTCAAAGCCGTTAAAGGCAAGATTCCCTTCAAGATTTTACATATCAAGACACACGAGTTTAGGCGAGAACAAATCGAGGAAATCTTTGTGTCAAAGATTACAAACTTAGGGAAAATGGATTACGCTGTGTTCGTTGTTCATGCAGCTGAGGCCTGCCTCTCCTTTAGCGATGATAGTGGCTACGGAAAGATTTATGGGGCTCTGAAGGAACAAACTGGCTCAG GTGAAAAAGTTTTGATCGTCATCAGTGGggacaaaaattacaaaagtaaGAGTGAAGAAGATCAGTTTTTCCTCTCCCAGTGGGCAAAGGATAATATATCTCCTCAGTTTCGTACTGAACTCGTCGATGGGAGAAAGAGTTTCATCTTCTCTTGGAACCAGAAACACAGGCCAATCCATGAAAAAGCGCTTCTGCATTACTTTGATCCCAACAAGAATGGTCAGAAGTTCGCGGTCTCTCAAACGGATCCAGCGGCAACGTCAACACCCCCGAGAGGACCTTCTGTTTCTCTGTCACACCACTTCGACTTACAGCAAGAG GATTTAGAAAGATCTGAACCTGAATCAGCTGATCAGGAGAGGTCTTTACTGAAACAGAATGGGAAGCGAGGGCAGAGTCAGAGACGGGGCCAGAAGTCGTGGAGTCGATCAGAAGAAGACGGCGGACGACAAACTTCAGATGCGACTGAATCTGAATCAACAG TTTCTAGCGAGAATTCAGGAAGGGGTGATTCACGGCCTATTTTAAAACTACAAACACGCCTGCGCCGTGGGAAAATTTCATACGATAGCGCAGACGTAGAGATCTGGGACCAAACCTGGCGTCCTCCTCACAGCGAGGTAGTGAAGTTAGAGAGAGAATGGGGGTCAACACCGGAAGCGTATTTGAAGATCTTTGCTGATGAAAATGGCACAATGTGTCGTGCTGAAGTGATACCAAGATCTTCCCTCTGGGACTATTGTTGGCCTTCCTGA